A stretch of DNA from Plasmodium berghei ANKA genome assembly, chromosome: 11:
atgtatatgtatatccatatattcattattgcAATATgagaataatttttattattttgtgataaaagaagaaagcatgcaaaagaaaataataaatgaaaatagagggtttattaaaatgaatttatgtataaatttattggaaaaattattttataaactaAGAATTAACGATACACttttaatacaaataaagatatatacatttacaTTTAAGCATGCAATACACATTGATAgacatatacatatgctGATATTAAACATTGTTTTCCTCTTTATGTTTCACATTTTCTATTTCATTATTCGTAACAACATATGCATGCCTTACCATTATTGTAATTACAAATGCTATATTcgttaattatttttttttttattttgcttTTTAGGATGATACATACACAGATAGCTACATTAGCACAATAGGAGTTGActtcaaaattaaaacaatcgaaattgatgataaaattataaaacttcaaatagtaatataatatatactctttttaaaaaaatatatattgtgttaatattaatgtAAAATGTGCACTAAAATAGCTAGctaaacatataataaatatgcatatttttttcttgtttttaataattcagTGGGATACAGCGGGGCAGGAGAGGTTTAGAACAATAACATCCTCATATTATAGGGGAGCACAAggtttgtttttttaaatatttgtgAATCAacaaatgttttttttatacatgcACACGCAAAATTGTGTTATATACACGCATACGCATTTTTATGAATGCAAATACATTTTATGATTTGCTCAGGTAATATcccatgcatatatatatatatatattttttctgaaCCGTTCaggtataataatagtatacGATGTAACCGATAGAGATAGCTTTAATAATGTCAAAAACTGGATCATCGAAATAGAAAAGTACGCTTAAAATTTTACTGAACGTGTGTACATggatatgtatatatatttatttatatatagatagTTAGATGATAGAAGAacgaagaaaaaaattcatttttacatttttgtATTGCACACAAAGTGGTTGCATTATTATCTGCACGATTCATACGAATAAAACacataaattaattttttatatgttttacttaatttaatttttttgtagaTATGCATCAGAAGATgttcaaaaaattttaataggAAACAAaattgatttaaaaaacgACAGGAGTGTAAGCTATGAAGAAGGAAAAGAGCTAGCTGAAAGTTGCAATATTCAATTTTTAGAAACATCAGCAAAAATATCTCATAATGTTGAACAAGCATTTAAAACGATGGcatatgaaataaaaaataaatcacaACTTGAAAATCAGCAAAAAGGAAGAACCAACATAAACTTAAATGCAAAGCCAATTAaggataataaaaaaaaatgttgtTAATACCCACATAAgtaaatatacatacacatattattatgcttaatatataattaacaattaaagcaataaataaatcaagCAGGaaaattttagaaaaatataattccATATTCCATCCTTGTTTtttcttgttttttttttccttgtTTTTTGGTGTATTTTAGGGCCCCCTATGTTAGCACCTTAAcgtttaattattatttatatatttctaatCTATTCATTTTgctcatatatatatatgtatatacttatatatgAGTTTTCAAATGATGCCCAAATATGATACATATGCTTAtggaaaaagaaaacatatcaaggcatatatattattagtgatgtgaaatatatatatatatatatattttttttttaatttaatgaTTAAATAACTTACCCCCAaaattttttccttttatttttttcattttctatatttttagataATAAATGCTTACTTTTTACTGTCTATATATCACGTATTATTTgtgttaatatttattttatcatagtatatatatatacagtAATACACacttgcatatatatatatatgcgtGTGTGTGTATGTgctcatttatttatatatacatatattaagCATGTGGATGGCATTACACCATATGCACATTTATTCTTAtttcttttcattttatttttttttcgtttaaAAACTTATGAAAGTAAATACAGAACTCagattaaaaaagaaaaaaaaatcaccattattttatctctattttttttttttaattttaatttttccaaattatttaataaaatgtgaAATATCTTCTTCATAATTAAGGATGCTATATATCGgaatgttatatttttgttcgaataaatctttaaaataaactttttcattattttcatttatttcatgTTCATTCCTATTAAGAAGAACTATACATGCAACAACTTGTAAATATTCATAAgctttcattttattaaatatttcagTTAAAGCAGTTCCACAAGTAAATACATcatctattattataacttttttttttttttcaaattgtGGATTACAACTATTTATTACACAATCTTGACTACtctcttttatatttcctaCTATAATAGTCTTATCTccatattcttttttttctttt
This window harbors:
- a CDS encoding ras-related protein Rab-1B, putative, giving the protein MNDSYDSLFKILLIGDSGVGKSCLLLRFADDTYTDSYISTIGVDFKIKTIEIDDKIIKLQIWDTAGQERFRTITSSYYRGAQGIIIVYDVTDRDSFNNVKNWIIEIEKYASEDVQKILIGNKIDLKNDRSVSYEEGKELAESCNIQFLETSAKISHNVEQAFKTMAYEIKNKSQLENQQKGRTNINLNAKPIKDNKKKCC